Proteins encoded by one window of Myxococcales bacterium:
- a CDS encoding DUF1501 domain-containing protein: protein MATIALLFQKLTELGLADRVTFATMNVFGRTLSSKGTAGRDHLGNHHVTVMIGKQLKGRHRGRVAKNEKGADWKAVPIASATGAGGPGGDISFEDSLGAASKTLGAALGVPATVLDDQIEKGKIVTGALA from the coding sequence GTGGCCACCATCGCGTTGCTCTTCCAAAAGCTCACCGAGCTGGGCCTCGCCGATCGCGTGACCTTCGCCACGATGAACGTCTTCGGCCGCACCCTGAGTTCAAAGGGCACCGCGGGGCGCGACCACCTGGGCAACCATCACGTGACTGTGATGATCGGCAAGCAGCTCAAGGGGCGGCATCGTGGGAGGGTCGCCAAGAACGAGAAGGGCGCCGACTGGAAGGCCGTCCCCATCGCCTCGGCCACCGGCGCCGGAGGGCCCGGCGGCGACATCTCCTTCGAGGATTCGCTCGGTGCGGCGAGCAAGACGCTCGGCGCCGCGCTGGGCGTGCCGGCCACCGTCCTCGACGACCAGATCGAGAAGGGCAAGATCGTCACCGGTGCGCTTGCATGA